Proteins encoded by one window of Nocardia goodfellowii:
- a CDS encoding FAD-dependent oxidoreductase, with product MSERLVIVGGDATGMSAASQARRLRTSGELEIVVFERGRFASYSACGIPYWVAGDVPGREDLIARTPEEHRQRDIDLRLRTEVTELDIDGNRVRVRDADGTESWCGYDKLVLATGARPIRPDLPGIDAEAVHGVQTLEDGQALIDTLERTAGERAVVVGAGYIGVEMAEALIKRGYAVTMINRASEPMSTLDPDMGALVRDALCGLDIEIVGNAEVTEIRTESGRAAAVVTADAEYPADVVILGIGVRPETTLAEAAGLPLGEHGGLLTDLSMRVRGHDNVWAGGDCVEVLDLVSGRNVHIALGTHANKHGQIIGAGAGGGYATFPGVVGTAVSKVCDLEVARTGLREKDARAAGLQFVTVTIESTSRAGYYPDAAPMTVKMLAERRTGRLLGTQIVGREGAGKRVDIAAVALTARMTVEQMTALDLGYAPPFSPVWDPVLVAARKAMVAVERNR from the coding sequence ATGAGTGAGCGACTGGTGATCGTCGGCGGAGACGCCACGGGCATGTCGGCGGCCTCGCAGGCCCGCCGGCTGCGCACGTCCGGTGAGCTGGAGATTGTGGTGTTCGAGCGAGGCCGGTTCGCCTCCTACTCGGCCTGCGGCATCCCGTACTGGGTCGCCGGAGACGTACCGGGCCGTGAGGACCTCATCGCGCGCACGCCGGAGGAACACCGGCAGCGCGATATCGATCTGCGGCTGCGCACCGAGGTCACCGAACTCGATATCGACGGCAACAGAGTGCGGGTGCGCGACGCCGACGGCACCGAATCCTGGTGTGGTTACGACAAACTGGTGCTCGCCACCGGCGCGCGGCCGATTCGGCCGGACCTGCCCGGGATCGACGCCGAGGCTGTGCACGGCGTGCAGACGCTGGAGGACGGCCAAGCGCTCATCGACACGCTCGAGCGCACCGCGGGTGAACGGGCGGTGGTGGTCGGCGCGGGCTACATCGGCGTGGAGATGGCCGAGGCGCTGATCAAGCGCGGCTATGCCGTGACCATGATCAACCGCGCGTCCGAGCCGATGTCCACCTTGGACCCCGATATGGGCGCTCTGGTTCGGGACGCCCTGTGCGGCCTGGATATCGAGATCGTGGGTAACGCGGAGGTGACCGAGATCCGCACCGAATCGGGCCGCGCGGCCGCGGTCGTCACCGCGGACGCCGAATACCCGGCCGATGTGGTGATCCTGGGCATCGGTGTACGACCGGAAACCACTCTGGCCGAGGCCGCGGGCCTGCCGCTCGGCGAGCACGGCGGACTACTGACCGATCTGTCGATGCGGGTGCGCGGCCACGACAACGTCTGGGCGGGCGGTGACTGCGTGGAGGTGCTGGACCTGGTATCCGGCCGGAACGTGCACATCGCCCTCGGCACGCACGCCAACAAGCACGGCCAGATCATCGGCGCCGGTGCCGGCGGGGGATACGCGACCTTCCCCGGTGTCGTCGGCACGGCTGTGAGCAAGGTGTGCGATCTCGAGGTCGCGCGAACAGGCTTGCGGGAAAAGGACGCTCGCGCGGCCGGGCTGCAGTTCGTCACCGTCACCATCGAGTCGACCAGCCGCGCGGGCTATTACCCGGACGCCGCGCCGATGACGGTGAAGATGCTCGCCGAACGCCGCACCGGTCGTCTGCTGGGTACCCAAATCGTCGGCCGGGAAGGGGCGGGCAAGCGGGTCGACATCGCCGCCGTAGCCCTCACCGCCCGGATGACCGTCGAGCAGATGACGGCGCTCGACCTCGGCTACGCCCCGCCCTTCTCACCGGTCTGGGATCCGGTGCTGGTCGCAGCCCGCAAAGCCATGGTGGCGGTGGAGCGGAACAGATAA
- a CDS encoding amino acid permease: MSTTDDERRLAELGYKQELARSWSGFSNFAISFTIVSILTGGLASYGIGLANGGPITMAWGWPLVSIMVLFVGLAMAELASAYPTSGGLYWWASELGGPVWGWFTGWFNLIGQIAVTAAIDYGAAIFTTSVLNVIGIEIGTDRTAIFMVFAVILVLHAVLNAIGPHLSAVINNISAWWHVGGVAVFVLVLGIGAQHHQSIGFVFTETVDNSAVGFGGVAFSFLLGLLHAQYTFTGYDASAHMSEETHDAARMAAKGIVNTIIVSAVAGYLLIMAVTFAIPNLDDALDPEKNSGYPVIYILENSLNSFWSGTLLIIAAAAQLFCGYASVTSASRMLFAFARDGAVPGSALWSKLSARKVPVNAVLFISFFAFVLLIPSMLVPAANAPTAYAAATSVATIGLYIAYGIPILLRQRHGSRFRTGPWQLGPWYRPIGIVALIWIALISVLFILPTDDRGYPWHDEFTWTVVNYAPLTLVAVVGAIGIWWFASARRWFTGPKRNVGETPVEGPTPHAK; the protein is encoded by the coding sequence ATGAGCACTACCGATGACGAACGCCGGCTCGCCGAACTCGGCTACAAACAGGAACTGGCCCGATCCTGGTCCGGATTCTCCAATTTCGCGATCAGTTTCACCATTGTCTCGATCCTGACCGGCGGCCTCGCCAGTTACGGTATCGGCTTGGCCAACGGCGGCCCGATCACCATGGCGTGGGGCTGGCCGCTGGTCTCGATCATGGTGTTGTTCGTGGGCCTGGCGATGGCCGAATTGGCCTCGGCCTACCCGACTTCCGGCGGCCTGTATTGGTGGGCGTCCGAACTCGGCGGCCCGGTCTGGGGCTGGTTCACCGGTTGGTTCAATCTCATCGGTCAGATTGCGGTGACGGCGGCCATCGATTACGGCGCGGCCATTTTCACCACCTCCGTGCTGAATGTCATCGGCATCGAGATCGGGACCGACCGCACCGCGATCTTCATGGTCTTCGCCGTGATCCTGGTGCTGCACGCGGTGCTCAACGCGATCGGTCCGCACCTGTCCGCGGTGATCAACAATATTTCGGCCTGGTGGCATGTGGGCGGTGTCGCGGTGTTCGTGCTGGTTCTCGGAATCGGCGCGCAACACCATCAGAGCATCGGATTCGTCTTCACCGAAACCGTGGACAACAGCGCCGTCGGTTTCGGCGGCGTCGCCTTCAGTTTCCTGCTCGGTCTGCTGCACGCGCAGTACACGTTCACCGGGTACGACGCATCCGCGCATATGAGCGAGGAAACCCACGATGCCGCGCGGATGGCGGCCAAGGGCATCGTCAACACCATCATCGTCTCGGCTGTCGCGGGCTACCTGCTCATCATGGCGGTCACCTTCGCCATCCCGAATCTCGACGACGCGCTGGATCCGGAAAAGAACAGCGGCTACCCGGTGATCTACATCCTGGAGAATTCGCTGAATTCCTTCTGGTCCGGGACTCTGCTGATCATCGCCGCGGCGGCCCAATTGTTCTGCGGCTACGCCTCGGTGACCTCGGCTTCCCGCATGTTGTTCGCGTTCGCGCGGGACGGCGCGGTGCCCGGCTCGGCGCTGTGGTCGAAACTGTCGGCACGCAAGGTGCCGGTGAACGCGGTGCTGTTCATTTCCTTCTTCGCGTTCGTGCTGCTGATCCCGTCCATGCTGGTGCCCGCGGCGAACGCGCCCACCGCCTATGCCGCCGCCACCTCGGTCGCGACCATCGGCCTCTATATCGCCTACGGCATACCAATTCTGCTGCGCCAGCGGCACGGCAGCCGATTCCGCACCGGCCCTTGGCAACTCGGCCCCTGGTATCGGCCCATCGGCATTGTCGCCCTGATCTGGATCGCCTTGATCAGCGTGCTGTTCATCCTGCCCACCGACGATCGCGGCTATCCGTGGCACGACGAATTCACTTGGACCGTGGTCAATTACGCCCCGCTCACCCTGGTCGCCGTGGTCGGCGCCATCGGGATCTGGTGGTTCGCTTCGGCCCGGCGCTGGTTCACCGGACCGAAGCGCAATGTCGGCGAGACACCGGTAGAGGGCCCGACGCCGCACGCCAAGTGA
- a CDS encoding glutamate--cysteine ligase 2: MDAVSSTVGVEEEFLLADPETGAPTAKNEAVARTAKEWGIDLQLELTRCQVETSTDVHTTTAELLGQLRRLRRGVALCADMNGAQLLAVAIPPTVPGRFPVTDTPRYQRIAEGFGMLAQEQGLCGCHVHVAVPDRETAVQVSNYLRPWLPLFLALTANSAIYRGVETGYASWRSILWRRWPSAGPPPYFHSADEYDSMVAMMLSSGIMLDEKMVYWDVRPSIQWPTVEIRVSDVPATIEETALLAALVRATVLRARMSLAEGNTAPPVTADVLRAAYWKAARTGLDGDVVAPVDGRILPARELLMELVDYVSPALDELGDRTFVSDTVAAVLKRGNGAIRQRNAFRLRGNVEDVVAELANATLEGCRG, translated from the coding sequence ATGGACGCGGTCTCGTCGACTGTCGGGGTTGAAGAGGAGTTCCTGCTCGCCGATCCGGAGACAGGCGCGCCAACCGCGAAGAACGAGGCGGTCGCCCGAACCGCCAAGGAATGGGGCATCGACCTGCAGCTCGAGCTCACTCGCTGCCAAGTCGAGACCAGCACCGACGTGCACACCACGACCGCCGAGTTGCTCGGCCAGTTGCGCCGACTGCGGCGCGGCGTGGCCTTGTGCGCCGATATGAACGGCGCGCAGTTGCTCGCGGTGGCGATCCCGCCGACCGTCCCCGGCCGTTTCCCGGTCACCGACACGCCCCGCTATCAGCGGATCGCCGAGGGTTTCGGCATGCTCGCCCAGGAGCAGGGTCTGTGCGGCTGTCATGTGCACGTGGCGGTGCCGGATCGGGAAACCGCGGTACAGGTGAGCAATTATCTGCGGCCGTGGCTGCCCCTGTTCCTGGCGTTGACCGCGAATTCGGCGATCTATCGCGGGGTGGAAACCGGATATGCCAGCTGGCGCAGCATTCTGTGGCGACGCTGGCCCAGCGCCGGGCCGCCCCCGTACTTCCACTCCGCCGACGAGTACGACTCGATGGTGGCGATGATGCTGTCGAGCGGAATCATGCTCGACGAGAAGATGGTCTATTGGGACGTCCGCCCGTCGATCCAGTGGCCGACCGTGGAGATCCGGGTCAGCGACGTGCCCGCCACCATCGAGGAGACAGCGCTGCTGGCCGCGTTGGTCCGGGCGACGGTGCTGCGCGCGCGCATGTCGCTGGCGGAGGGCAACACCGCGCCGCCGGTCACCGCCGACGTCTTGCGCGCCGCCTATTGGAAGGCGGCGCGCACCGGGCTCGACGGGGATGTGGTGGCGCCGGTGGACGGCCGTATCCTGCCCGCCCGCGAGCTGCTCATGGAACTGGTCGACTACGTCTCCCCCGCTCTGGACGAACTCGGCGACCGCACCTTCGTATCGGACACCGTCGCCGCGGTCCTCAAACGCGGCAACGGCGCGATCCGCCAGCGCAACGCGTTCCGCCTACGGGGGAACGTGGAGGATGTGGTGGCGGAACTGGCCAACGCCACCCTGGAAGGATGCCGGGGCTGA
- a CDS encoding NAD(P)H-dependent amine dehydrogenase family protein, translating to MIPTVVWGTGNMGRAAIRAIAAHPELELAGVLVHNPDKVGRDAGSLAGLDYELGIAATADIDGTLAARPRALVYAASGDIRPDDALADIVKAIAAGAVVVTPALYALYDPRGAAPEFRQPVLDAIAAGGGSLFVSGVDPGWGNDVLPLLISGLAGTVDVVRCQEIFDYTTYDQPDSVRWLVGMGQPMEYEPPMLAPTVPTMVWGGQVRLLARGLGVELDEIRETVDRRALDATVTTERMGDFEAGTQGAIRFEVQGIVEGEPRIIIEHVTRIHPDCARDWPLPPDGDGAHRVIIEGRPRIEVSIEATDEGGNRSAGGNATAAGRLVNAISWLTQAEPGLYDALDVPLTPAVGKLGRKNP from the coding sequence ATGATCCCCACTGTGGTATGGGGCACCGGTAATATGGGGCGTGCGGCCATTCGCGCGATCGCCGCCCACCCGGAGCTCGAATTGGCTGGCGTACTGGTGCACAACCCCGACAAAGTCGGGCGTGACGCGGGTTCGCTCGCGGGGCTCGACTACGAGCTGGGTATCGCGGCCACCGCCGATATCGACGGCACGCTCGCCGCTCGACCGCGCGCCCTGGTCTACGCGGCCTCCGGCGATATCCGGCCCGACGACGCGCTCGCCGACATCGTCAAAGCCATCGCGGCGGGCGCCGTGGTCGTCACGCCCGCGCTGTACGCGCTCTACGATCCGCGCGGCGCCGCACCGGAATTCCGGCAGCCGGTGCTCGACGCGATCGCCGCCGGCGGCGGCTCGCTGTTCGTCTCCGGCGTCGATCCCGGCTGGGGCAACGATGTGCTGCCGCTGCTGATCAGCGGACTCGCCGGCACCGTGGACGTGGTCCGCTGCCAGGAGATCTTCGACTACACCACCTACGACCAGCCTGATTCGGTGCGCTGGCTCGTCGGCATGGGCCAGCCGATGGAGTACGAGCCGCCGATGCTCGCCCCGACCGTGCCGACCATGGTGTGGGGCGGCCAGGTTCGGCTGCTGGCCCGCGGTCTCGGCGTCGAACTCGACGAGATCCGCGAGACCGTGGACCGCCGCGCCCTGGACGCGACCGTGACCACCGAGCGGATGGGCGACTTCGAGGCCGGCACCCAGGGCGCGATCCGGTTCGAAGTGCAGGGCATCGTCGAGGGCGAACCGCGCATCATCATCGAACATGTCACCCGTATCCACCCCGACTGTGCCCGGGACTGGCCGCTGCCGCCCGACGGCGACGGCGCACACCGGGTGATCATCGAGGGCCGCCCGCGCATCGAGGTCAGCATCGAGGCGACCGACGAGGGCGGCAATCGCTCGGCGGGCGGAAACGCCACCGCCGCAGGGCGTTTGGTGAACGCCATCAGCTGGCTCACCCAGGCCGAACCCGGTCTCTACGACGCACTCGACGTGCCGCTCACCCCAGCGGTCGGCAAACTCGGAAGGAAGAACCCGTGA
- a CDS encoding AI-2E family transporter encodes MSGLSEAFSSGKTDSRPDRGEVIGRGVVWLAKWALCIVAIAAGAWVLGYLIAKLWVVILPVLLAIVVATVLWPPTGWLMKKGWPPAAAASASLLGFIGVLAGIIALIVPSVVDQAPDLADKATEGIDRVRNWLQGPPLRVRDEQLDSAVEAVTGRLKSSAEQIASGVFSGVTTATSVLVTLFLVLVLAFFFIKDGPRFLPWLHQVTGSRCGTHLEQVLARVWVTLGGFIRTQALVSLIDAVFIGAGLVILGVPLAMVLAVLTFLGGFIPIVGAFVAGALAVLVALVANGVTTALIVLGIIIAVQQLEGNVLQPVLQSRSMKLHAVIVLLAITAGGSLYGIVGAFLAVPVAAVAVVTIRYIGEQIDLITGETTEAGDPEEVDATAPDSDHSTDVVRGAKDPEPEK; translated from the coding sequence GTGAGCGGGCTCAGCGAAGCATTCAGCAGCGGTAAGACAGACAGTCGGCCGGACCGCGGCGAGGTCATCGGCCGCGGCGTGGTGTGGCTGGCCAAGTGGGCACTGTGCATCGTGGCGATAGCGGCGGGCGCGTGGGTGCTCGGATATTTGATCGCCAAGCTGTGGGTGGTGATCTTGCCGGTGCTGCTGGCCATCGTCGTCGCCACCGTGCTGTGGCCGCCGACGGGCTGGCTGATGAAAAAGGGCTGGCCGCCGGCTGCCGCGGCCTCCGCATCGCTGCTCGGGTTCATCGGCGTCCTGGCCGGCATCATCGCGCTGATCGTGCCCTCGGTCGTCGATCAGGCGCCCGACCTCGCCGACAAAGCCACCGAAGGCATCGACCGAGTCCGCAATTGGTTGCAGGGCCCGCCGCTGCGGGTCCGTGACGAACAGCTCGACTCCGCCGTCGAGGCCGTCACCGGCCGGCTGAAGTCCAGCGCCGAACAGATCGCCTCCGGCGTGTTCAGCGGCGTCACCACCGCCACCTCCGTCCTGGTGACCCTGTTCCTCGTGCTGGTGCTGGCCTTCTTCTTCATCAAAGACGGACCGCGCTTCCTGCCGTGGCTGCACCAGGTCACCGGCAGCCGCTGCGGCACGCACCTGGAGCAGGTACTGGCCCGGGTCTGGGTCACCCTCGGCGGTTTCATCCGCACCCAGGCGCTGGTCAGTTTGATCGACGCCGTCTTCATCGGCGCGGGCCTGGTGATCCTCGGCGTCCCGCTGGCGATGGTGCTGGCCGTGCTCACCTTCCTCGGCGGCTTCATCCCCATCGTCGGCGCGTTCGTAGCGGGCGCGCTGGCGGTGCTGGTCGCCCTGGTCGCCAACGGCGTCACCACGGCGCTGATCGTGCTCGGCATCATCATCGCCGTGCAGCAGCTGGAAGGCAATGTGCTGCAACCGGTTCTGCAATCGCGCAGCATGAAACTGCACGCCGTCATCGTCCTGCTCGCGATCACCGCGGGCGGTTCGCTCTACGGTATCGTCGGCGCGTTCCTCGCCGTCCCCGTGGCCGCGGTCGCGGTGGTGACCATCCGCTACATCGGCGAACAGATCGATTTGATCACCGGCGAGACCACCGAGGCCGGTGATCCCGAAGAGGTGGACGCCACGGCACCCGACTCCGACCACAGCACCGACGTCGTCCGCGGCGCGAAAGATCCCGAGCCGGAGAAGTAG
- a CDS encoding glutamine amidotransferase, protein MPKPCLLLQLRPEHSASDDEYFAILRAAELEREQVVRIRMDQGLPDLDLDDYAAVIVGGGPSNISNADDQKYDYQREFEPKLRVLVTEIVERDLPYLGACYGLGMLAEVLGGKVGTERFSEPPGAQTIELNDAAAEDPLTQGLPRSFRAFVGHKEACQEVPPEAVLLAGSAGCPVQMVRVREHVYATQFHPELDGNGLALRIETYRHAGYFDPDEADYLTELGHKESITVPMEILRRFSARYLGGPALG, encoded by the coding sequence ATGCCGAAACCCTGCCTGCTGCTGCAGCTGCGTCCCGAGCACTCCGCGTCCGACGACGAGTACTTCGCCATCCTGCGTGCTGCCGAGCTGGAGCGGGAGCAGGTGGTCCGGATCCGAATGGATCAGGGCCTGCCCGATCTGGATCTCGACGACTACGCCGCGGTCATCGTCGGCGGCGGCCCGAGCAATATCAGCAACGCGGACGACCAAAAGTACGACTACCAACGCGAATTCGAGCCCAAGCTGCGCGTGCTCGTCACCGAGATCGTCGAGCGGGATCTGCCCTATCTGGGCGCCTGCTATGGATTGGGGATGCTGGCGGAGGTACTGGGCGGCAAGGTCGGTACCGAGCGCTTCAGCGAACCGCCGGGTGCGCAAACGATCGAATTGAACGACGCCGCCGCCGAAGATCCGCTGACCCAGGGCCTGCCCCGCTCGTTCCGGGCTTTCGTCGGCCACAAGGAAGCCTGCCAGGAGGTTCCGCCCGAGGCGGTGCTGCTCGCGGGTTCCGCCGGATGCCCGGTCCAGATGGTCCGTGTCCGGGAGCACGTCTACGCCACCCAGTTCCATCCGGAACTGGACGGCAACGGTCTCGCGCTGCGGATCGAAACCTACCGGCACGCGGGCTATTTCGATCCGGACGAGGCGGACTACCTGACCGAACTCGGGCACAAGGAGTCGATCACGGTCCCGATGGAGATCCTGCGCCGGTTCAGCGCCCGCTATCTGGGCGGTCCGGCACTCGGCTAG
- a CDS encoding carboxymuconolactone decarboxylase family protein — MIIDVPEGKDPIGYVWGEMVPGIGIAASGFSLAVYQHSTLGLREFEAARLRIAQINGCVFCLDWRTERDGQKVEEAFADAVTDWRTTDLFDDRTRLAAEYAERYAVDHHNLDDEFWQRMFAHYTQAEVVELSMSIGSWLAFGRLNHVLGLDVACVLPGH, encoded by the coding sequence GTGATCATCGATGTCCCCGAGGGCAAGGACCCCATCGGCTATGTGTGGGGTGAAATGGTGCCGGGTATCGGCATCGCCGCCTCTGGTTTCTCGCTCGCGGTCTACCAGCATTCCACGCTCGGTCTGCGCGAATTCGAGGCCGCGCGGCTGCGGATCGCCCAGATCAACGGCTGCGTCTTCTGCCTGGACTGGCGGACCGAACGCGACGGGCAGAAGGTCGAAGAAGCGTTCGCGGACGCGGTAACCGACTGGCGCACAACCGATCTCTTCGACGACCGGACCCGCCTGGCGGCCGAATACGCCGAACGCTACGCCGTCGATCACCACAATCTCGACGACGAGTTCTGGCAGCGGATGTTCGCGCACTACACCCAGGCCGAGGTGGTCGAGCTGTCCATGAGCATCGGCTCCTGGCTCGCCTTCGGCCGCCTCAACCACGTGCTGGGTCTCGACGTCGCCTGCGTGCTGCCGGGGCACTGA
- a CDS encoding ankyrin repeat domain-containing protein → MSTDDDKVIELAGKVFDLARQGDADTLAAYLDAGVPANLTNDRGDGLLMLAAYHGHRDAVAVLLMRGAEVDQLNDSGQTPLSGAVFKGDKEVVRLLVNAGADLDAGSPSARDTAEMFGRTELLESLSNPEQ, encoded by the coding sequence ATGAGCACTGATGACGACAAGGTGATCGAGCTGGCGGGCAAGGTCTTCGATCTGGCGCGCCAGGGCGATGCCGACACCCTCGCCGCCTACCTGGACGCCGGAGTCCCCGCCAACCTCACCAACGATCGTGGCGACGGCCTTCTCATGCTCGCCGCCTACCACGGCCATCGGGACGCCGTCGCGGTGCTGCTCATGCGCGGCGCCGAGGTCGACCAGCTCAACGACAGCGGTCAGACACCGCTGTCCGGCGCGGTGTTCAAGGGCGACAAGGAGGTCGTTCGACTGCTCGTCAACGCCGGGGCCGACCTCGACGCGGGCAGCCCGTCCGCTCGCGACACGGCCGAAATGTTCGGCCGGACCGAACTACTGGAATCGCTGAGCAATCCTGAGCAGTGA
- a CDS encoding lysophospholipid acyltransferase family protein: MPSGIRRLLPFDRAAGWVSEQVKARVPSADMAERDPEFIARTLEFSWRLVRLYFRAEIKGIERVPATGPMLLVGNHSGGNVSPEVVVTTLAFTRHFGPERPFYQLAHDLVMAFPVLGGYLRKFGTVAADPDSARTALASGAAVLVYPGGDWEVHRPAWEQDQIDFAQRTGFLRLAWDAEVPIVPVINYGAHENQLILTRGDRLARLLRLDRMLRLKVFPISIALPWGLNIGDLAGHIPLPTKVTVEFLDPIDLRTALGAELDLDRGYDYVTGVMQRALKRLADDRTLPVIG; encoded by the coding sequence GTGCCGTCTGGAATCCGTAGATTATTGCCGTTCGACCGGGCCGCCGGGTGGGTGTCGGAGCAGGTGAAAGCGCGGGTTCCGAGTGCGGATATGGCGGAGCGAGATCCTGAATTCATCGCGCGGACGCTGGAATTCAGCTGGCGGCTGGTGCGGCTGTATTTCCGGGCGGAGATCAAGGGAATCGAGCGGGTCCCGGCGACGGGACCGATGCTGTTGGTGGGCAATCACTCCGGGGGGAATGTGTCGCCCGAGGTAGTGGTGACGACATTGGCGTTCACGCGGCATTTCGGGCCGGAACGGCCGTTCTATCAGCTGGCACACGATCTGGTCATGGCGTTTCCGGTGCTGGGCGGGTATCTGCGGAAGTTCGGGACGGTGGCCGCCGATCCGGACAGCGCGCGCACGGCGCTGGCGAGCGGGGCGGCGGTGCTGGTGTATCCCGGCGGGGACTGGGAGGTGCATCGGCCCGCGTGGGAGCAGGACCAGATCGATTTCGCGCAGCGCACCGGGTTCCTGCGGCTGGCCTGGGATGCCGAGGTCCCGATCGTGCCGGTGATCAACTACGGGGCGCACGAGAATCAGCTGATCCTCACCCGGGGTGATCGGCTGGCGCGGCTGCTGCGGCTGGATCGGATGTTGCGGCTCAAGGTGTTCCCGATTTCGATCGCGCTGCCGTGGGGCCTCAATATCGGGGATCTCGCGGGCCACATCCCGTTGCCCACCAAGGTGACCGTCGAATTCCTCGACCCCATCGACCTGCGTACCGCCCTCGGCGCGGAGCTCGATCTGGATCGTGGCTACGACTATGTCACCGGCGTCATGCAAAGGGCGCTGAAACGGCTCGCCGACGACCGGACGCTGCCGGTGATCGGCTGA
- a CDS encoding UdgX family uracil-DNA binding protein (This protein belongs to the uracil DNA glycosylase superfamily, members of which act in excision repair of DNA. However, it belongs more specifically to UdgX branch, whose founding member was found to bind uracil in DNA (where it does not belong), without cleaving it, appears to promote DNA repair by a pathway involving RecA, rather than base excision.) yields the protein MGVETRSGAAAFVPDSADLTTLREAACDCHGCDLYKHATQTVFGEGPQNASVVLIGEQPGDQEDRQGHPFVGPAGRLLDKALTEAGIDRTQVYLTNAVKHFKFEERGKRRIHKQPGRTEVVACSAWLNAELAVVRPELVVCLGAVAAKAVLGPSFKVSEQRGQVISTDDYAVAATVHPSSVLRAPDRDVAYEAFVADLRRIRQATEH from the coding sequence ATGGGTGTCGAGACACGTTCTGGCGCAGCGGCATTCGTGCCCGACAGCGCGGACCTGACCACCTTGCGGGAAGCGGCCTGTGACTGTCACGGCTGTGATCTGTACAAACACGCCACGCAGACCGTGTTCGGTGAGGGACCGCAGAACGCCTCGGTCGTGCTGATCGGCGAGCAACCCGGCGACCAGGAAGACCGTCAGGGCCATCCGTTCGTCGGCCCGGCGGGGCGCCTGCTGGACAAGGCCTTGACCGAAGCCGGCATCGACCGGACGCAGGTGTACCTGACCAACGCGGTGAAACACTTCAAGTTCGAGGAGCGCGGCAAGCGGCGAATCCACAAGCAACCCGGGCGAACCGAGGTGGTGGCGTGTTCGGCGTGGTTGAACGCGGAACTCGCGGTCGTGCGGCCCGAACTGGTGGTGTGCCTGGGCGCGGTGGCGGCGAAAGCCGTGCTGGGGCCCTCGTTCAAGGTGAGTGAGCAACGCGGGCAAGTGATTTCCACCGACGACTACGCCGTGGCCGCGACCGTGCACCCGTCCTCGGTGCTGCGCGCCCCGGATCGCGATGTCGCCTACGAGGCGTTCGTGGCGGATCTCCGGCGCATCCGCCAGGCTACCGAGCACTGA